A segment of the Polyodon spathula isolate WHYD16114869_AA chromosome 1, ASM1765450v1, whole genome shotgun sequence genome:
gatAGGTTCCACCGTGGAAAGGTTTTTATTAACAAGCAGTCCCTCTTATGTGGTAACATTTAAGGTTGACATTTGTTTGGTTCAATTGTGATGTAGCGTAATGCTGCTGTAGATGCTGTAATGTAGCAACATACATTACAGTTAGAATTGAAGTATTTCCAAGAACAGAGTATCTTCCATCAGTTATGTGGTTTGGCAAATGTTATACAGGAAAGTAGCATAAAAACTGACTTAAGAATTGTGcattcagtgaaaaaaaactaCCTGTGAAATTCTGTACATTCTAAGCAAGGGACAGGCATTCCTACGGGACCTGTTCTTATTGGAGCTGCTGCACTACGATTTGAATGTGGGTATCTAGCAATTCAATCCAGTCGTAccaaaacatatacatttatcACAGAAATTGAACTAAAGTTTCTTTGGTTACTTGCAGGAatcttttgtatttgttcaaCTGCAATGCTGTCATTTATTGTTTTCTACTTTGCTTTATAGGTTTACCTGAGTCCACAGTAATGGAGGTGCTACAGTGTGATGGCTGCGATTTCCGTGCAGAAACGTACGATGACCTCAAGGCACACATTCAGGATGTTCACACAGCTTTCCTGCAGCCGACAGCAGTCGGGGAGGGGCATTCCAGTCAGCCTAGGTCTGACACTTCAAATGCTCACAGccctgatgatgatggtgatgaggatgatgaagatgatgatgatgaggagatGTCTGGTTTGAAGGACGAGTGTGGAACCTCAAATGAAGGAGAAGGTGAATTTTGACTTTTAGACTGCAGTCtggtttttacatttacattttaacttgtaAACGATACAGCGAGATGTGTAGTTTTACTGAGACAACCTATGCCTCTTGATGCGATAGGGTCAACACAGCGTGTGACCACACACACCTTCAAGAGTGAtacttgtgcttttaaaaaagctaaaaaatttggtataataatatgtaagaagataagaaagtttacaagcgagaggccattcggaccatcttgctcatttggttgttaatagcttatagCTGTCagaatctcataaagcagcttcttgaaggatgtaGTACAAACACATGTTGACTGTACATTAGTATGTTAGTCACATGTGGTTGTACTAACACAACTGTAGAGCATGACAACTGATAGTGCTGCTTAAACCAGATGAATGGGGGAGTGCATATGATGTGGGATATGAAACTGAACATGAATGTGAACGTGGACCAGTAGTTTCCCATTTAAATCCATATTTTGAAAGCATTGTTCTGAGTTGTCAGGCTGAACCCAGAGTTTATTAAAAAGATAAATTAAAGAATCTCAATGACAATTCTtacttcaaaacatttttaaaaagtaggatTTTTTCTGTCAAGTACTTCCACTGGTGGCTTCAGTGACTTGCATCCATAGCATTAAACATTTAAGAGTAACATTTGAAGAAAATTAAGATTGCACTCTTGACTTTTGGTTCCTATAGCTTTTTGGTGATCTAGGTAGTGTGTCTACATGACATGACAAGGTCAGTTTTTGCAACCAGGAAACCACGATGAAGATAATATTCTTGGCATGCTGATGTTGTGACAACCCATCTTTTAACCctttagcagtccatttattcagcgcttgtcagacgcgtgaggtccaacttattttcacactcgctatttattttatatgcactgtttaaattatttgttttttcagagtaaaataggtttaaaatgcTCTGCATAGCAAAATTAcatctgtactgcatctccagccaagccccacccattgtttgccttatttttcacacacctctttatagacgtgcatactgataaatcctctcacgatcactcgttttatcaccagactccgcagtaatgtgatccaagtcattattttgttactataacatctcaaaaagctctgcaaatgtctgtgacattctttgagtgctggatgtggaagcagctatctcctttgtttgtgttggtgttatctctgtggtgcatgggccTATCAGATtcgcccctttttttcggcttcgtTCAGCTCCTGTCACTCACACtcagccattaaaaggttttctcggcttttttccagagaaaaaacgattagagacttgtgtctttttgatgatgtcggacaggaaagggaaaattgtaatgtctgacctgttccataggactgcaaaaggttaataaAAGGAAGTCCCTACTTAAAGGAGTGAGAACGAAGGCTATATTAATTTTCTTCAATATCCATTGTCTGAGAGACTGGATTTTCATAATATCTGTGGCAGTGGTGTTGTTTATGTCAGATGTTTGAAACCGCTGCTTCctggaagaaaaaatatattttagaaattaatTACATGCTTGATGTCATTGAGTTAATTATTATACTTCCCAAGAACCCCCTCTCACCCATGAGTTATAACAAGTTATCTCTTAATTCATGTACTGTAGAAGTTTCTGTTGCAAAGTAGTCATTGTTCGTGGTGGTTCCAGTTTCAATGTGGGTGCAGTCGATTGTTCTTGTAGCATAAGTGTCCTACCTTGATGAAGAAACATAGTGCATTGTCTCTGTTTAACAATGAAGATGTTTCCTAAGAGCATTTGCTTTTCACATTGTCACTCCCTGTCAGTCTGAAATCTGCCTGTTAAGAAATTGACATTCATTGCCACCTGGCTGACACAGTTGATGTTGATATGGAACCAATAAAGTCTTGTTGTTCTGTAAAGTCATTGTATAAGACAACATATTTGTTAAACAGTGGACTGAGCTGCTTTCCTAAGaatagcaaaataaaattgtaattgtatCAGCTATAGATTGAGACCCAATGGAGAGATGTTGGACGGACAGAAAAAGCTAATGATTTGCAGCATTTTCTCAGTGACCTCAAAACACTaatatttctctttttgttttaggTCTTCACCCATATCAGTCCAGCTCGAGGCATTTTACCACTTCTAACCAAATGTTCAACGAACCAGTTAACCATCCTTTGAGATCTGTAAGCCAGTTCTTCCAGTGCAAGTTCTGTGTGCGCTATTTCAGGTCAAAAAACCTTCTCAATGAGCATACACGGAAGGTCCACAGTTATATTGGAGGCCCATTGCTAGGTGGCCGGAGTGCCCCAGTTTCACCAGCTCGTAAGCAGTCTAACTACAGTGTTTTAATGCACGATGGCTTTGGGAAGGTTTTCTCTTGCCAGTATTGCACCTACAAGTCTCCACGACGGGCTAGGATTCTAAAACATCAAAAGATGTACCACAAAACGAACCTGTTAGAAGCACCCTTGCCTGCCCCTGAGCCcatatcctcctcctcctcctctctagTGATACCTGGGCAAGAATCCTGTAGCGATTTGCCAGCAGAAGTTGTTGAGCGCAGCATTCTGGAATCGATGGTCAAGCCATTAACCAAATCTAGGGGAAACTTCTCTTGTGAGTGGTGTGGCTACCAGACCCTGCGCAGAGAACGGTGGTGTGACCATATGATGAAGAAGCACCGCAACATGGTGAAGATTATTTCTTCACTTAGCCAGCAACAAGAAGGGATTAATGTGGGCCCTTCCCAGCCAGACTCTTCTGCCTCACATAGGAGCACTCCCAATTCCAGCCTTATGCCCAAAAATGTAGGTGGCAATGAAGGGTCTTCCATTAGTGTCAGGGGTAGTTCAATTTTACGGTCCCCTCCTGCCCCGACAAGCAAGTTTGCTCCTTTTCAGTATTCACAGATGAAACCTAAAACATTTGCCAGTACTGGTGCCTCACTCTTATCAGAAAAATCATCCTTTGGGATGTCTGATTTGTCCAACTCTGGTATGGATATGGAAACAAACAGCATGCTGAACGATTCCAGAAGTAGCTCTGATGAGGAATTGGGGGACATGGATGGCTCAAACCATTCAAACTCTTTGTCGTCAGAAGTGTCCGGCAAGCAGCTGTTGTCCGAAGAGGATAACAAAATGTTGGAAactaaaggaataccatttagaAGGTACATGAACAGGTTTCAGTGCCCTTTTTGCTCTTTTCTTACCATGCATCGCCGGAGTATCTCTCGTCATATAGAGAACATCCATCTGTCTGGCAAGACCACTGTGTATAAGTGTGACGAATGCCCGTTCATTTGCACCAGTCAGCTAAAGTTGGGCACTCACAAGCAATGTCATGTGGGAACATCTTCAGAGTGGGAGACCATGAACTTACAGAATGAAAGCCTAAGCTCTCTAAATGAAAGTGTGGAACCCATGAATGGAGGAAACATAAACTCCAAAGTGAATGGTAAAAAGCCAGGAATACTGGCAGAGCTAAACCAGACAAATCCTCACAGATGTTCCTTGTGCAACTTCTCAACAACCACCTTGAAAGGTCTTCGTGTTCATCAGCAACATAAACATTCATACTGTGACAATCTGCAATTGCCGAATTATGAGGGGTTGTCCAATGACCAACTGGACTCAGAGCCAGAGACATATAGTTCTCCAACATATGTGCAGAAAACTCAGACCTCAATACTAGGCTTCTCTTCCAAAAAGCACTTGGTAACAAAGAATGCCAGGAAATCGATCAATGACTTGCCGTTAGATCTGTCGCCTGTCAAAAAAAGAACCAGAATTGATGAAATTGCCAACAATCTGCAGAGCAAGATCAGCCAAAACAAGCAGCAGGTGGACTCAGTGATCAACCTGGAGGATATTGATGATGAGGAAGAGGATGACGAGAATGAAATAGAAATTGAAATGGTTGAAGAGAAGGAAGAAACAGAGGCTGAGCAGCTGATGAAAAAACAGCCCTACAGGTATCCTAGACACAGGATATATGTTAGAGAATCAGATGACTCCCAAAATGATGACCCTTATGGTTCTAATTTATCAAAATATGGTTCCAGTAATATGCCATCTATTGAACTGACCTTGTCAGATGAAGAGGATAATGATTATGATTATGGTGCTCCTCCAGAGGCTGAAGAGCCACACGAAGAGGGTGACCAAGATAGTAGAGATGCTTATCAGGAGTCCCTTGACTATAATGAGAACTCTGGATCTCTATTTTACTGCAAACACTGTGATTACAGCAACAAGTCTGCCCGCAGTGTTAGCACCCATTACCAGCGAATGCACCCCTACATAAAATTTAGTTTCAGGTACATTCTGGATCCAAATGATCATAGTGCTGTGTACCGTTGCCTAGAATGCTATGTAGAATATACAACTTTTGATGATCTTAATCAGCACTACAGTGAACATCATCCTGAAGCCATTAACGTCCTAAACTTCAACCAGCCTGATCTGATCTACAGGTGTCGCTTCTGTCTGTACACCAGCCCAAATGTTCGAAGCCTGATGCCACATTACCAAAGAATGCACCCCACAGTGAAGATTAACAATGCAATGATCTTTTCAAGCTATGTGGTTGATCAACCTCAGAAGATGACTGGCGAGTCCCAAACTTTACGAGAAATCTTAAACTCTGGCCCTAAAAGCTTTGGAACATCCACACCAGTACCCCCTAGTGCATCCCAGTCAAGCCCTGTAAGCAAGAGCATCCCAAATACAGAATCTAGTCTAGATGCAGAATCTGAAAAAGACGCCACAGCAAATAATGTAGTAGTCTATGACTGTGATATCTGCTCATTTGCCAGCCCGAACATGCACTCTGTCTTGGTGCACTACCAGAAGAAGCACCCAGAGCAAAAAGCTTCCTATTTCCGGATCCAGAAAACCATGCGTGTAGTGTCTGTAGATCATACCCAAACAAATTCCAACCCAGCTTTTGAAGTAAGCACACCCTCCCCTCCTAAGATATCTAACACACCTTCGATAGATGTGAACAAAGAGGAAATGTACTACTGCAAACATTGTGTGTACAGTAACCGATCTGTTGTGGGTGTACTTGTTCATTATCAAAAGAGGCATCCAGAAATAAAAGTCACTGCAAAATACATTAAGCATGCTCCTCCTACCCCCGGTCTGTTGAAGCTTATGGATGAGCTGCAAATTGCACCACCAAAACAGTTTCTGCAGCAGTTTAACAGTGGATTAGAAGGGTCTAGCTTTTCCCAACCTCAACCTGGTGGAAATAAGGGAGAAGGAGAGATGCTGTTCTTCTGCCAGCATTGTGACTATGGGAACCGTACAGTAAAAGGAGTGCTGATACACTATCAGAAGAAGCACAGAGATGTGAAAGCAAATGCCGACCTTGTACGCCGACATACAGCAGTGGTCCGCAGCCAGCGTGAGCGTGCTCAGATGAGCCAGTCTGGGAGTGTGTCGGCCCCAGCCACCAGTTCGGAAAATGAGAAGAGCAAGCTCTTAAGGTCATTGAAATGCAGGCACTGTTCCTATATATCTCCATATGTTTATGCTCTGAAGAAGCATCTCAAGAAAGACCATCCCACTGTAAAGGCCACATCTATGACCATTTTATATTGGGCATATCAAGATGGTGTCCTAGAAGCAGGATATCACTGTGAGTGGTGTATCTATTCTCATGCCGAACCAAATGGATTGCTTATACATTACCAAAGACGACACCCAGAACACAATGTTGATTACACTTACATGGCCACAAAACTTTGGGCAGGTCCAGAGACTTCAACTTCCCAGCAGGTGGCAGCCCCAGAAACCAAGCACTACCAATGCAGAGATTGTGCCTTTGAAGCTTGCTCAATCTGGGATATC
Coding sequences within it:
- the LOC121314588 gene encoding zinc finger protein 462-like isoform X4 — encoded protein: MEVLQCDGCDFRAETYDDLKAHIQDVHTAFLQPTAVGEGHSSQPRSDTSNAHSPDDDGDEDDEDDDDEEMSGLKDECGTSNEGEGLHPYQSSSRHFTTSNQMFNEPVNHPLRSVSQFFQCKFCVRYFRSKNLLNEHTRKVHSYIGGPLLGGRSAPVSPARKQSNYSVLMHDGFGKVFSCQYCTYKSPRRARILKHQKMYHKTNLLEAPLPAPEPISSSSSSLVIPGQESCSDLPAEVVERSILESMVKPLTKSRGNFSCEWCGYQTLRRERWCDHMMKKHRNMVKIISSLSQQQEGINVGPSQPDSSASHRSTPNSSLMPKNVGGNEGSSISVRGSSILRSPPAPTSKFAPFQYSQMKPKTFASTGASLLSEKSSFGMSDLSNSGMDMETNSMLNDSRSSSDEELGDMDGSNHSNSLSSEVSGKQLLSEEDNKMLETKGIPFRRYMNRFQCPFCSFLTMHRRSISRHIENIHLSGKTTVYKCDECPFICTSQLKLGTHKQCHVGTSSEWETMNLQNESLSSLNESVEPMNGGNINSKVNGKKPGILAELNQTNPHRCSLCNFSTTTLKGLRVHQQHKHSYCDNLQLPNYEGLSNDQLDSEPETYSSPTYVQKTQTSILGFSSKKHLVTKNARKSINDLPLDLSPVKKRTRIDEIANNLQSKISQNKQQVDSVINLEDIDDEEEDDENEIEIEMVEEKEETEAEQLMKKQPYRYPRHRIYVRESDDSQNDDPYGSNLSKYGSSNMPSIELTLSDEEDNDYDYGAPPEAEEPHEEGDQDSRDAYQESLDYNENSGSLFYCKHCDYSNKSARSVSTHYQRMHPYIKFSFRYILDPNDHSAVYRCLECYVEYTTFDDLNQHYSEHHPEAINVLNFNQPDLIYRCRFCLYTSPNVRSLMPHYQRMHPTVKINNAMIFSSYVVDQPQKMTGESQTLREILNSGPKSFGTSTPVPPSASQSSPVSKSIPNTESSLDAESEKDATANNVVVYDCDICSFASPNMHSVLVHYQKKHPEQKASYFRIQKTMRVVSVDHTQTNSNPAFEVSTPSPPKISNTPSIDVNKEEMYYCKHCVYSNRSVVGVLVHYQKRHPEIKVTAKYIKHAPPTPGLLKLMDELQIAPPKQFLQQFNSGLEGSSFSQPQPGGNKGEGEMLFFCQHCDYGNRTVKGVLIHYQKKHRDVKANADLVRRHTAVVRSQRERAQMSQSGSVSAPATSSENEKSKLLRSLKCRHCSYISPYVYALKKHLKKDHPTVKATSMTILYWAYQDGVLEAGYHCEWCIYSHAEPNGLLIHYQRRHPEHNVDYTYMATKLWAGPETSTSQQVAAPETKHYQCRDCAFEACSIWDITNHYQAVHPWAINGDESVLLDIIKGNMSSEQQKTQTSKPQAQVPEARQFNRQPSEQDEEPLEISVGSPEMASQISYASTSMSSNPYQCTVCLSEYNSLHGLLTHYGKKHPGMKVKAADFAQETDINPSSFYKCRHCPYVNSRIHGVLTHYQKRHPLVKVTAEDFADDVEEVIELNEGDEKCKSQRQGYGAYRCKMCPYTHGTLEKLKIHYEKYHNQPASAMFKTSATSFAVDKEGPLAENSSENVVEVQEVGVFIPALSQFAGDKAETHTVFRCQLCKYFCSTRKGIARHYRIKHNNVRAQPEGKNNVFKCALCSYTNPIRKGLAAHYQKRHDIDAYYTHCLAASKSVGERPSKIVVPLASQTESPALSEELRIAVEKRRCSLCLFQAFSKKSIVSHYIKRHPGVFPKRQHSSKLGRYFTVVYAKETVKKIEVEEKTVSMQAETDQEKDAEWLPYKCIKCFKLSFSTAELLCMHYTDHHSKDLKRDFTTIPSNTSSSNQSFQCAHCDTKLLSIAELSTHLTSHNEEFQKRAKRQERRKQLQSKQKGLEPVESKPEKPDNQASNSPIGYRCNFCVEVHPTLRAICNHLRKHVQYGEVKAGHVKQEVSEAPITPAEEAVANEGPGEEGLAGSTEAHVGVQKENVEMLQIEAEEATEPQERPAGGHACTQCDRVFMSMQGLRSHERSHSALAMFTREDKYSCQYCQFVSNFRHNLDRHVQSHHGQHKPFRCKLCSFKSAYMGRLKSHFHKVHADCSYSEPPDVQQQLSHYQQAVRNNSSASPTPRPSAVAEVKPEGLLTCEFCDFSSGYMQSLRRHYRDRHGGKKLFKCKDCSFFTCYKSAFTMHVEAGHIATPEEGPKDLRCPLCLYHTKYKSNMIDHIVLHREERVVPIEVCRSKLSKHLQGIVFRCDKCTFTCSSDESLQQHIEKHNELKPYKCQLCYYDSKEREELEGHLHEEHKVSRNFELVGRINLDQLESIKEKLESLTSGDEEEEEVEEEEKEEEEEEEEEEEGVVEDGEESEKNEIKDAPGSPGSGASVYIEKRFPCEFCGRTFERSSEWERHVLRHGMTVKNKKEVTSVVQAGEVEMKTSRTARAATEDKGEDDLNVPMEAENHQAELSNNNEKDNGKPETKK
- the LOC121314588 gene encoding zinc finger protein 462-like isoform X2, producing the protein MEVLQCDGCDFRAETYDDLKAHIQDVHTAFLQPTAVGEGHSSQPRSDTSNAHSPDDDGDEDDEDDDDEEMSGLKDECGTSNEGEGLHPYQSSSRHFTTSNQMFNEPVNHPLRSVSQFFQCKFCVRYFRSKNLLNEHTRKVHSYIGGPLLGGRSAPVSPARKQSNYSVLMHDGFGKVFSCQYCTYKSPRRARILKHQKMYHKTNLLEAPLPAPEPISSSSSSLVIPGQESCSDLPAEVVERSILESMVKPLTKSRGNFSCEWCGYQTLRRERWCDHMMKKHRNMVKIISSLSQQQEGINVGPSQPDSSASHRSTPNSSLMPKNVGGNEGSSISVRGSSILRSPPAPTSKFAPFQYSQMKPKTFASTGASLLSEKSSFGMSDLSNSGMDMETNSMLNDSRSSSDEELGDMDGSNHSNSLSSEVSGKQLLSEEDNKMLETKGIPFRRYMNRFQCPFCSFLTMHRRSISRHIENIHLSGKTTVYKCDECPFICTSQLKLGTHKQCHVGTSSEWETMNLQNESLSSLNESVEPMNGGNINSKVNGKKPGILAELNQTNPHRCSLCNFSTTTLKGLRVHQQHKHSYCDNLQLPNYEGLSNDQLDSEPETYSSPTYVQKTQTSILGFSSKKHLVTKNARKSINDLPLDLSPVKKRTRIDEIANNLQSKISQNKQQVDSVINLEDIDDEEEDDENEIEIEMVEEKEETEAEQLMKKQPYRYPRHRIYVRESDDSQNDDPYGSNLSKYGSSNMPSIELTLSDEEDNDYDYGAPPEAEEPHEEGDQDSRDAYQESLDYNENSGSLFYCKHCDYSNKSARSVSTHYQRMHPYIKFSFRYILDPNDHSAVYRCLECYVEYTTFDDLNQHYSEHHPEAINVLNFNQPDLIYRCRFCLYTSPNVRSLMPHYQRMHPTVKINNAMIFSSYVVDQPQKMTGESQTLREILNSGPKSFGTSTPVPPSASQSSPVSKSIPNTESSLDAESEKDATANNVVVYDCDICSFASPNMHSVLVHYQKKHPEQKASYFRIQKTMRVVSVDHTQTNSNPAFEVSTPSPPKISNTPSIDVNKEEMYYCKHCVYSNRSVVGVLVHYQKRHPEIKVTAKYIKHAPPTPGLLKLMDELQIAPPKQFLQQFNSGLEGSSFSQPQPGGNKGEGEMLFFCQHCDYGNRTVKGVLIHYQKKHRDVKANADLVRRHTAVVRSQRERAQMSQSGSVSAPATSSENEKSKLLRSLKCRHCSYISPYVYALKKHLKKDHPTVKATSMTILYWAYQDGVLEAGYHCEWCIYSHAEPNGLLIHYQRRHPEHNVDYTYMATKLWAGPETSTSQQVAAPETKHYQCRDCAFEACSIWDITNHYQAVHPWAINGDESVLLDIIKGNMSSEQQKTQTSKPQAQVPEARQFNRQPSEQDEEPLEISVGSPEMASQISYASTSMSSNPYQCTVCLSEYNSLHGLLTHYGKKHPGMKVKAADFAQETDINPSSFYKCRHCPYVNSRIHGVLTHYQKRHPLVKVTAEDFADDVEEVIELNEGDEKCKSQRQGYGAYRCKMCPYTHGTLEKLKIHYEKYHNQPASAMFKTSATSFAVDKEGPLAENSSENVVEVQEVGVFIPALSQFAGDKAETHTVFRCQLCKYFCSTRKGIARHYRIKHNNVRAQPEGKNNVFKCALCSYTNPIRKGLAAHYQKRHDIDAYYTHCLAASKSVGERPSKIVVPLASQTESPALSEELRIAVEKRRCSLCLFQAFSKKSIVSHYIKRHPGVFPKRQHSSKLGRYFTVVYAKETVKKIEVEEKTVSMQAETDQEKDAEWLPYKCIKCFKLSFSTAELLCMHYTDHHSKDLKRDFTTIPSNTSSSNQSFQCAHCDTKLLSIAELSTHLTSHNEEFQKRAKRQERRKQLQSKQKGLEPVESKPEKPDNQASNSPIGYRCNFCVEVHPTLRAICNHLRKHVQYGEVKAGHVKQEVSEAPITPAEEAVANEGPGEEGLAGSTEAHVGVQKENVEMLQIEAEEATEPQERPAGGHACTQCDRVFMSMQGLRSHERSHSALAMFTREDKYSCQYCQFVSNFRHNLDRHVQSHHGQHKPFRCKLCSFKSAYMGRLKSHFHKVHAGEHTYKCSSCSFSSMTISQLKEHSQKDHGEALTLTKMRAANHSAFRAQKPPQVTGQTLEINESDDCSYSEPPDVQQQLSHYQQAVRNNSSASPTPRPSAVAEVKPEGLLTCEFCDFSSGYMQSLRRHYRDRHGGKKLFKCKDCSFFTCYKSAFTMHVEAGHIATPEEGPKDLRCPLCLYHTKYKSNMIDHIVLHREERVVPIEVCRSKLSKHLQGIVFRCDKCTFTCSSDESLQQHIEKHNELKPYKCQLCYYDSKEREELEGHLHEEHKVSRNFELVGRINLDQLESIKEKLESLTSGDEEEEEVEEEEKEEEEEEEEEEEGVVEDGEESEKNEIKDAPGSPGSGASVYIEKRFPCEFCGRTFERSSEWERHVLRHGMTVKNKKEVTSVVQAGEVEMKTSRTARAATEDKGEDDLNVPMEAENHQAELSNNNEKDNGKPETKK
- the LOC121314588 gene encoding zinc finger protein 462-like isoform X1 encodes the protein MEVLQCDGCDFRAETYDDLKAHIQDVHTAFLQPTAVGEGHSSQPRSDTSNAHSPDDDGDEDDEDDDDEEMSGLKDECGTSNEGEGLHPYQSSSRHFTTSNQMFNEPVNHPLRSVSQFFQCKFCVRYFRSKNLLNEHTRKVHSYIGGPLLGGRSAPVSPARKQSNYSVLMHDGFGKVFSCQYCTYKSPRRARILKHQKMYHKTNLLEAPLPAPEPISSSSSSLVIPGQESCSDLPAEVVERSILESMVKPLTKSRGNFSCEWCGYQTLRRERWCDHMMKKHRNMVKIISSLSQQQEGINVGPSQPDSSASHRSTPNSSLMPKNVGGNEGSSISVRGSSILRSPPAPTSKFAPFQYSQMKPKTFASTGASLLSEKSSFGMSDLSNSGMDMETNSMLNDSRSSSDEELGDMDGSNHSNSLSSEVSGKQLLSEEDNKMLETKGIPFRRYMNRFQCPFCSFLTMHRRSISRHIENIHLSGKTTVYKCDECPFICTSQLKLGTHKQCHVGTSSEWETMNLQNESLSSLNESVEPMNGGNINSKVNGKKPGILAELNQTNPHRCSLCNFSTTTLKGLRVHQQHKHSYCDNLQLPNYEGLSNDQLDSEPETYSSPTYVQKTQTSILGFSSKKHLVTKNARKSINDLPLDLSPVKKRTRIDEIANNLQSKISQNKQQVDSVINLEDIDDEEEDDENEIEIEMVEEKEETEAEQLMKKQPYRYPRHRIYVRESDDSQNDDPYGSNLSKYGSSNMPSIELTLSDEEDNDYDYGAPPEAEEPHEEGDQDSRDAYQESLDYNENSGSLFYCKHCDYSNKSARSVSTHYQRMHPYIKFSFRYILDPNDHSAVYRCLECYVEYTTFDDLNQHYSEHHPEAINVLNFNQPDLIYRCRFCLYTSPNVRSLMPHYQRMHPTVKINNAMIFSSYVVDQPQKMTGESQTLREILNSGPKSFGTSTPVPPSASQSSPVSKSIPNTESSLDAESEKDATANNVVVYDCDICSFASPNMHSVLVHYQKKHPEQKASYFRIQKTMRVVSVDHTQTNSNPAFEVSTPSPPKISNTPSIDVNKEEMYYCKHCVYSNRSVVGVLVHYQKRHPEIKVTAKYIKHAPPTPGLLKLMDELQIAPPKQFLQQFNSGLEGSSFSQPQPGGNKGEGEMLFFCQHCDYGNRTVKGVLIHYQKKHRDVKANADLVRRHTAVVRSQRERAQMSQSGSVSAPATSSENEKSKLLRSLKCRHCSYISPYVYALKKHLKKDHPTVKATSMTILYWAYQDGVLEAGYHCEWCIYSHAEPNGLLIHYQRRHPEHNVDYTYMATKLWAGPETSTSQQVAAPETKHYQCRDCAFEACSIWDITNHYQAVHPWAINGDESVLLDIIKGNMSSEQQKTQTSKPQAQVPEARQFNRQPSEQDEEPLEISVGSPEMASQISYASTSMSSNPYQCTVCLSEYNSLHGLLTHYGKKHPGMKVKAADFAQETDINPSSFYKCRHCPYVNSRIHGVLTHYQKRHPLVKVTAEDFADDVEEVIELNEGDEKCKSQRQGYGAYRCKMCPYTHGTLEKLKIHYEKYHNQPASAMFKTSATSFAVDKEGPLAENSSENVVEVQEVGVFIPALSQFAGDKAETHTVFRCQLCKYFCSTRKGIARHYRIKHNNVRAQPEGKNNVFKCALCSYTNPIRKGLAAHYQKRHDIDAYYTHCLAASKSVGERPSKIVVPLASQTESPALSEELRIAVEKRRCSLCLFQAFSKKSIVSHYIKRHPGVFPKRQHSSKLGRYFTVVYAKETVKKIEVEEKTVSMQAETDQEKDAEWLPYKCIKCFKLSFSTAELLCMHYTDHHSKDLKRDFTTIPSNTSSSNQSFQCAHCDTKLLSIAELSTHLTSHNEEFQKRAKRQERRKQLQSKQKGLEPVESKPEKPDNQASNSPIGYRCNFCVEVHPTLRAICNHLRKHVQYGEVKAGHVKQEVSEAPITPAEEAVANEGPGEEGLAGSTEAHVGVQKENVEMLQIEAEEATEPQERPAGGHACTQCDRVFMSMQGLRSHERSHSALAMFTREDKYSCQYCQFVSNFRHNLDRHVQSHHGQHKPFRCKLCSFKSAYMGRLKSHFHKVHAAGEHTYKCSSCSFSSMTISQLKEHSQKDHGEALTLTKMRAANHSAFRAQKPPQVTGQTLEINESDDCSYSEPPDVQQQLSHYQQAVRNNSSASPTPRPSAVAEVKPEGLLTCEFCDFSSGYMQSLRRHYRDRHGGKKLFKCKDCSFFTCYKSAFTMHVEAGHIATPEEGPKDLRCPLCLYHTKYKSNMIDHIVLHREERVVPIEVCRSKLSKHLQGIVFRCDKCTFTCSSDESLQQHIEKHNELKPYKCQLCYYDSKEREELEGHLHEEHKVSRNFELVGRINLDQLESIKEKLESLTSGDEEEEEVEEEEKEEEEEEEEEEEGVVEDGEESEKNEIKDAPGSPGSGASVYIEKRFPCEFCGRTFERSSEWERHVLRHGMTVKNKKEVTSVVQAGEVEMKTSRTARAATEDKGEDDLNVPMEAENHQAELSNNNEKDNGKPETKK